The segment CAAATTATTCATAATTAACAGTCATCGCTCTCGGGGGGGAGAGAAATGTTAAATAATATATCAATTAGATACTTAGTCTTGTTTCCAGCGTTGCTGATGGGGATCTGTCTTGCTTCAATGAGCGCATATTCGTTTTACAGCATAAAAAACAATGTTGAATCACTTAATGGGAAATTTGTTGAGGTTTTAGGGGAAGAAGAACTTATAGCAAAGGTGATTGAAGATACCTATAAAATTCGTCTTATACTGACTTCTTCGTCATTTGTTCATAACGATAACTATCTTAGTGATGTCGAAAGTTGGTTCTCAGGAATAAATAAAAGCCTATCTAGTTTACAAAAAATTGATGCGATAAAGAGTTACGTTAGCGAGACAAGTAGTCAGGTTGAAAAGTATGCCTATTTTGCGCGTAATTTATATTCTGAAAAAAGTAAATATGAGAGAGGAGATAGTTCTCAAGCTGATTGGCAACGTTTTGATGAGGAAGCGACTGCCGCAGGTAACAACATGGTATCCTCAGTTTTTGCGTTAAGTGATTTAATCAAAAAAAGTGCAGAGAATGAGATTGAACATTCTTATGTAGATTTGAATCGAATGATTGTAATCAGTGTTGGATTGTGTCTTTTCGTATTTTCTTCTATTACTGTAGCAGCCTATTTTCTCTCTAAACAAATAGTAAAACCAATAATCAGTGCGCAATGTAATATTAACTTGTTAGCTAATGGTAACCTGTCAGATATCGATTTGGATTGTAATGGAACCAATGAAGTTTTTGTTCTGAATAATGATTTGCAAAAGTCGTGCGTAAATTTGTCATCGACGGTTCAAAGTCTACTTACTGTAAGTGATGAAGTTGCAGCGGCGTCTACGGAGCTATCTACAATTATGGAAGAATCAGAAAACAATGCACATAGAGAAAACAATGAGGTTTTGCTAGTAGCCTCTGCGATTAATGAACTATCAAGCACTGCTGATAATGTACGTGATAACGCAGTAGCGGCTGATGTTAAATCACGCGAAATTGAAGAGATAACAGAAAAAGGCGTGACTATCTTTAATGAAAGTTTCGAAGCAAATAAAGATGTTAGTATGGGGCTATCTGAGATGGCTGATATCGTACACTCTGTAAAAAATCAGTCTGATAAAATTAGCACTGTGATTGATGTTATTCGTTCAATTTCTGAGCAAACGAATTTACTAGCATTGAATGCTGCGATCGAAGCTGCACGAGCTGGTGAGTCTGGTCGTGGTTTTGCTGTTGTCGCTGATGAGGTGCGTATGCTTGCTAAACGAACATCGGACTCAACTACTGAAATTCAATCTATTATTGAAGAATTACAACTCCAATCAGAGAGTGCTATGGTTAGCATGGATACCTGCTTGAGTTTAGTAGAGCGTAACCAGGAGCTTGCTCAAGAAGTAAATTCTGCTCTGTATTCCATTGCAACCTCAATAACTGAGATAACGGAAATTAATACTCTAGTCGCTACCGCTTCAGAGCAGCAATCTCAGGTTACAATGGAACTGAATAGCAATATTAATAATATTTCCGAAATAATAAATATGAATGCGGCAGGCATAACACAAAGTGTTAGTGCTTCTCGTCAATTGTCAGAATTGGCAGAATCACAAAAGCAACAACTGTCGTTTTTTAGTGTCAGTTAACCTAGAAAAGTTCGATTGTTAAATAAAGCGGAAGTCAATCTTCCGCTTTATCTGTTTAGGCGTGCTCAAAGCGAGCAGTAAAGAAACGCAGCCATTTGGGCTCGTAGCTGAATTTAAGAGCTGGGATCGACTCGCGCTGGTGGTAAAGTTCGATGATTTGGTTCGCTATCGTGTCCATATGGGCGTAAGTATAAACTTGGCGTGGAATTGCTAAGCGCACGGTTTCAAGCAATGGTTGAGCGTGTTCGGTGTTTGGTGCTTTTGTCCCAGCGGAAACAATGCCGCGTTCCATGGCTCGAATACCGGTTTCAATGTAAAGGCTTGCGGTAAGGCTTTGGGCTGGTAAGTGCTCTGGGCTTAAATGAGAGCAGAAACGGCTCGCGTCAATAAACACCGCATGTCCGCCAATCGGTTCAATCACCGGCACACCTGCAGCTTGCAGTTGTTCACCAAGGTAGCGCACTTGTTTGACGCGGTGCTCGATGTAATCTTGTTCCATCGAATCACGCAGAGCGACGGCAAGAGACTTACGAATCCCGTTCAGCATATTTTGTGTATCTTGGTCGACCATCGGCATGCCACCGTAGAG is part of the Vibrio ponticus genome and harbors:
- a CDS encoding methyl-accepting chemotaxis protein, encoding MLNNISIRYLVLFPALLMGICLASMSAYSFYSIKNNVESLNGKFVEVLGEEELIAKVIEDTYKIRLILTSSSFVHNDNYLSDVESWFSGINKSLSSLQKIDAIKSYVSETSSQVEKYAYFARNLYSEKSKYERGDSSQADWQRFDEEATAAGNNMVSSVFALSDLIKKSAENEIEHSYVDLNRMIVISVGLCLFVFSSITVAAYFLSKQIVKPIISAQCNINLLANGNLSDIDLDCNGTNEVFVLNNDLQKSCVNLSSTVQSLLTVSDEVAAASTELSTIMEESENNAHRENNEVLLVASAINELSSTADNVRDNAVAADVKSREIEEITEKGVTIFNESFEANKDVSMGLSEMADIVHSVKNQSDKISTVIDVIRSISEQTNLLALNAAIEAARAGESGRGFAVVADEVRMLAKRTSDSTTEIQSIIEELQLQSESAMVSMDTCLSLVERNQELAQEVNSALYSIATSITEITEINTLVATASEQQSQVTMELNSNINNISEIINMNAAGITQSVSASRQLSELAESQKQQLSFFSVS